A genomic stretch from Cucurbita pepo subsp. pepo cultivar mu-cu-16 unplaced genomic scaffold, ASM280686v2 Cp4.1_scaffold000614, whole genome shotgun sequence includes:
- the LOC111785641 gene encoding 65-kDa microtubule-associated protein 3-like, with the protein MMSVTQNDPLLQVETTCGSLLYELQIIWDEVGECEAERDRMLLELERECLEVYRRKVDQANHSRAHLRQAIADSEAQLAAICSALGEPPVHIRQSDQKAVSLKDELEQILPQLDEMRKRKSERSSQFLEVLEEIRKISDELNGYEHSVSKILLDETDLSLKKLDELNRQLHALQQEKSDRMKLVYTHMRALDSLCLVLGMDSKQIAIEVHPTLGDFEAPTNITINTIEKLAAMIEKLREIKLQRMQKLQDLVHTLLDLWNLMDTPAEEQQMFQNITCNIAALEHEIIEPDALSVDVITYVEAEVSRLEELKSSRMKELVLKKRLELEEMCMKLHMLPAEDSAIEYVIDAIDCGTLDPACVLEQIENQILKVKEEAFDRNEILEKVDRWLAACEEECWLEEYNRDENRYNAGRGAHLTLKRAEKARALVNKLPGMVNALTSKTMSWEKERGIEFTYDGVRLLSMLEEYKILRQEKEQELRRQRDQKKLQGQLMAEQEALYGSKPSPSKPQSVKKGPRMSTGGAGAGAGAGSRRFSLGGALLQTPKPDPHKGLRPGRKSDRGHQNNQTFHLDEGFVEALSAGRRGLDVPGLPVKKHSSSVDASEAESPMVVRKPFAPVPIAGALFSNSMNSSNSLNDLSEKLQKVNLPSKTPIKTISISEEDIRTPKMMPIPVPSTPSTVSVPMQTAITPAPPRPIDLTTRISEDISEVIEYSFEERRAGFALPKPPLLIKSMIQV; encoded by the exons ATGATGTCTGTCACTCAAAATGATCCACTTCTGCAAGTGGAAACCACGTGTGGTTCACTTCTTTATGAACTTCAG ATAATATGGGATGAAGTTGGTGAATGTGAAGCTGAAAGAGATAGAATGTTGCTTGAGCTTGAACGAGAGTGTTTAGAGGTTTACAGAAGGAAAGTTGATCAAGCAAACCATTCCAGAGCTCATCTGAGACAAGCGATTGCAGATTCTGAAGCGCAACTTGCTGCCATCTGTTCTGCATTGGGAGAGCCGCCAGTTCATATAAGACAG TCTGATCAAAAGGCTGTGAGCTTGAAAGATGAACTCGAGCAAATTCTTCCACAACTGGATGAAATGCGGAAGCGCAAATCCGAGAGAAGCAGTCAATTTCTTGAAGTCCTAGAAGAGATACGAAAGATTTCAGATGAGTTAAATGGGTATGAACATTCAGTGTCAAAGATATTGTTGGATGAAACTGATCTATCTTTGAAGAAGCTTGATGAATTGAACAGACAGCTTCATGCACTCCAGCAAGAGAAG AGTGATCGGATGAAGCTGGTTTATACCCACATGCGTGCTTTGGATTCGCTTTGTTTAGTCCTGGGTATGGATTCCAAGCAGATAGCCATTGAAGTTCATCCAACTTTGGGTGATTTTGAAGCACCGACAAATATAACTATCAACACCATCGAGAAGTTGGCTGCAATGATTGAAAAACTGCGAGAGATCAAATTACAAAGAATGCAGAAG CTTCAAGATCTTGTTCATACATTGCTAGACCTGTGGAACCTAATGGATACTCCAGCTGAAGAACAACAgatgtttcaaaatataacTTGCAACATCGCAGCTTTAGAACACGAAATTATTGAACCTGATGCTCTCTCTGTTGACGTTATCACATAT GTTGAAGCAGAAGTCTCCAGATTGGAAGAGCTGAAGTCGAGCAGAATGAAAGAACTTGTGCTCAAGAAGAGATTGGAGCTAGAAGAGATGTGTATGAAGCTGCATATGCTACCAGCAGAAGATTCTGCTATTGAATATGTTATTGATGCAATAGATTGTG GAACTCTGGACCCTGCTTGTGTCCTTgaacaaattgaaaatcaaatccTTAAGGTCAAAGAAGAAGCTTTTGACAGGAACGAGATCCTTGAGAAAGTGGACCGATGGTTGGCTGCATGCGAGGAGGAGTGCTGGCTTGAGGAGTATAACAGG GATGAAAACCGGTATAATGCGGGAAGAGGAGCTCATCTTACTCTTAAACGTGCTGAGAAGGCTCGGGCATTGGTTAATAAACTTCCAG GAATGGTTAATGCTTTGACTTCAAAAACCATGTCATGGGAAAAGGAAAGAGGCATTGAATTCACCTATGATGGC GTTCGCCTTCTCTCAATGCTTGAAGagtacaaaattttaagacaAGAGAAAGAGCAAGAACTCCGCAGGCAGCGG GACCAGAAGAAACTCCAGGGGCAGCTAATGGCCGAACAGGAGGCACTTTATGGGTCAAAGCCTAGCCCATCAAAGCCTCAGAGTGTGAAAAAAGGTCCTAGAATGTCTACTGGCGGTGCTGGTGCTGGTGCTGGTGCTGGCAGTCGGAGATTTTCCCTTGGAGGAGCATTGCTTCAAACTCCGAAGCCTGATCCTCATAAAGGCCTCCGACCAGGCAGAAAAAGTGATAGAGGACACCAAAACAACCAAACTTTTCACCTTGATGAGGGATTTGTTGAAGCTTTATCAGCTG GTAGGAGAGGCTTGGATGTTCCTGGTCTCCCTGTAAAGAAGCATTCATCAAGTGTCGATGCTAGTGAAGCAGAATCACCAATGGTGGTTCGAAAGCCTTTTGCTCCCGTTCCTATTGCTGGCGCGCTTTTCTCCAACTCAATGAATTCGTCGAATTCATTGAATGATCTCAGTGAGAAGTTGCAGAAAGTGAATCTGCCATCCAAGACGCCTATAAAGACAATTTCAATATCAGAAGAAGATATCAGGACACCAAAGATGATGCCTATCCCAGTGCCATCCACACCTTCTACCGTGTCAGTTCCAATGCAGACAGCCATAACACCAGCTCCTCCACGGCCCATTGATCTTACTACTCGCATTAGTGAAGACATTTCTGAAGTCATTGAATACTCATTTGAGGAAAGAAGAGCTGGCTTTGCGCTTCCCAAACCGCCGCTGCTCATCAAGTCAATGATACAAGTTTGA